The window ATCTCAGTAAGCACAGCAAGTTTTGTGGAGTTTTAGATTAACCTAATCtcacccctctccccacccctgtgAAAGAAATAGCCTTACAATTTCAGTGAAAAACCACAGCCTATTATCTGTGAAGGGACAGAATGGAGATCTATCACTTACAAAGCCCAATTTCCAGATAACTGCTATTATTTGACCTCTGTGGAAGTTCCCTGGAAAATACTATTTGCAAGGGTTGTGTTGATTTAACCTGAATCAGACCTCAGCTGCTGTGAACAGCCTTCCCCCGAGGGCATTTGTTAAAAACACTTAGCAGAAATTGTTAGACTCTGTATTAGTTTAtagataaaaaatgtattttatataatataataaaatttattatctaaataaaataaaaatatatatgataaatattgCCTTAGATGACAATAAAAGCTGGGGCAAATAAAAAGCAGACTAACAAACTTATAAGGAAAATCTGGGACTTAGCTGTCCACAGGGGCCTTTGCAAAGCTCCAAGATATTCCTAGGAATCTAGAAAGCTATGTACATGCACAATGCACTAGGAAAGGCCTCGCACATTAGTTTCCCAGGGTTGCCATCACAAATTACCACTTCGATGGCTTAAAGAACAGAAATTCTCCCCTAGTATCTTCAGTGAGAGcgcagccctgccaacaccatGATTTTAGGCTCTgccctccagaactgtaaaacaTTAAATTTCCGGTTATTTTCCtatgaaacaaataaacagaCTTCACATATTTTGCTCAGGGAAGTTAACGAACAACAGCAACCACAacaaacagcagcaacaacaaatcCTTGAGGGATCCAATTTCCAGAGTcaccatattatatatattattgaaaATCTCGACCTTTCAGCAAAAAACTATAAGAATGCAAAGGAACAAGAAAGTCTGCCCTATACACAGGAATAAGAGCTGTCAGTAGAAGCCTCCATTTATCTTCCAGCCACTGAACTTACTCAATGAGAGCTTTAAATCAGCTACTTTAAAGTTTTCAAAGGACTAAAGGAAACCATTTCTAAACAACTAAAGTATGAGAACAATgcttaaccaaaaagaaaaaatcaataaaaagatagaaagttttaaaaagaaccaaatgcaAATGCTGACTTGAAAAGTATAATAAATGgaatggaaaatccacaacatcaggggtgtggccaagatggcggcttagcaatgtgtgcgttttagttcgacTTCCAGAACAACttctaaataaccagaaacagtacagaacagctcccggagccacgtcagtgaccagacacacagcgtaccccagtctgaatcagctggactggctgtgatcctccccagaaccgtgagttccccaagccgcgtggctggcacccctcccccatgggctgcttcccagagggcagaggaaagagaatttaacagcagcaggggctgagtccaaccaaacaccaattgtggaattaattaacaaattctgactactaaaaataggcccccagctcaggtgaacctggtcaaggcggaggttaCTCAATGGGTTCacggaaaaagagaaaaggggaggaaatggaggtttttgtggctgtgtttctatggaggtttggctgcctctggatacagcagcaggacttctcgggctgcagctgccctaggcataggcagaaacgtactgctttcagggctgtctcccacctgtgccttcctcaggggaggggtgaagcccaactcaggtggaatccctccctcaaagaattcagaccccagggcttggcaatttgaagccattaaaaccagcctacaacctctactctgtctccaccatgtccccagcagggagagtcttccaaagttaaaggtgccgcaacatcttatgctggtgggacccgcaggcagacaagtgccacctactgggcaggataagaaaaacagcccagagacttcacaggaaagtcttttaatctgctgggtctcaccttcagggaaaactgacacaggtgccTCGTTCCTCCTGTTAGGAGGCCAGGTTAATCCAGGAAAACCTGattggagtctataatacctatgtagaccctcctaagggtggggagggaaaaggtaccatagaagcagggcaagaaacaagaaaacaagaactgaaaaattatcctctgttaaacaaaacctaagcttgaggtccagaaaaagctgaactgaaggtcaaagaacagatagacaacaaattcatctagcaagaaaaccctaggtaagagaagtgaaagcaatctccagaataaactaattaaggtaattaaatgtctagacaccagcaaaagataacaaatcacaccaggaaaattgaagatatggcccagtcaaaggaacaaaccaatagttcaaatgagatacaagagctgaaacaattaattcagaatatacgaacagacatggaaaacctcatcaaaaaccaaatcagtgaattgagggaggataggaagaaggcaaggaatgaacaaaaagaagaaatggaaagtctgaaagtTCTCAACATCAGATTTGAGCTGGTAGAAGAAATAATTAGTGAATTTGAATTTTGGTCAATTGAGAATATCTAGTCggaggaacagaagaaaaaaatgaagttggtggAGTTTACTATCACCACCACTACTGTGATTATACTTTCACTACTATTACCAGGACCCAGCCACCAGcacactctctttctctcccttattctttttttttgttcttgctCTCAGTGAAgtagggaatatatatatatatatgcaaatattctaaatggTCCTGTTGAAACTTCTCCCTCTACAGGGAAGAGGCAGGCACCTCCTTCCTGTTGTGAGGATTTGGGGATCAACACAGAGTTTCCTCAAAAGAAACCTATTTATGAGACCCCTTCTTATCTCTAGCTTTTAACTCTTTTTAGATCCACATCTAGCTGAGAGGTTCAAGAGTTAGGAAACTGATTATTGGGCATTTCCTATAAATATCTGCATTTTGTCTGTCTTACAACATATTTCAGTATCTGGGGTCTGACAAATCTTAGTGCCTATGTTGAAACTTCCAGCTTAACATCCTGACGTTCCCCCCTCTTCCCATAAGCATCAGGATGTGATAATGCTTTGTGTGTCTAGATAAGGCTCATGTTTTAACCAGTTGAACCAACACCTTCTCTAGGAAGTCTTTTATATCCTCTGCCACCAGAGTGAgttaaatccccccccccccagaaattATATAACACTCTGTATAAACTATTGTTGTTCTTACCACACTGAATCACTCTGGAGTTAAGACAGTCAAGGTTCAGATTTCACTAGTTTGTGATCTTAGcatgctctttatttttttttagtttccctaCCCTATCTCATGGGTTGTTGTAGGGATTaaattagattattttaatgcataTTAAGTTATTAGACTGGTCAGTGCCTATGACAACATGATTTATTGTGTCGCTGAATGTCTGTATAAGTTTGAGGAGAGAGAAGGTGTGGGCTCTATTTCTGAAGGACAAGAAAGCAGTGTGTTAATCTTTATGTAAGGAGAGTAAATTTTAGCTCTTTAGCTCTGGAACTTCTAGGAGGGCTCAGAGTCCATGCATACCTGGGAGCCTGAGTGAAGGAGGAGCCATATCATCCCCAAAATGGAAAATCCCTtggaaataaaagtagaaaagccTGAATACAATTTCTATCAAATTTCAAATTTTGGGGCAGGACCAGCCCTGATGTTTTAATGATTCCAGCCAAAGTGACATAGCATCCTCAAATTATTCTCCAATTTCCTTATACAAACAAGAGCCAGTAAATTACTACAAAGTATATCCTACCTAACTGTTTCCTATAACACATGCAAGAATAATGTCAGCAAAGATTTCTGAGTCACAgatatggaaaagaagaaaagtgagcTATAGTTTTAGTAATTTGCTATTTCCGTTTAATTGAGGAAACAAGATTAATtggatgttttaaaataaaggtaaatgtTAGTAGGAAGAATATGTTTTCTTACTCAAGAGTTTTCTCAAAGctcttttcatgtctttatttctcAGGCTATAAATGAAAGGGTTTAACATGGGAGTGACCACTGTGTATATCACTGAAGCAATTATGTTCTTTTTATTGGTGCTGTTGGATGAGGGAAGAAAATATAGGCCAATAATTGCCCCATAATAAAGAGTCACCACGGAGAGGTGGGATCCACAAGTGGACAAGGCTTTGCAGATGCCCTTGGTTGAGGGAACCCGGAGGATGGTGGCTCCAATATGGCCATAAGAAGCCAGAATGCAGAAGAATGGAAGCATGATGACTGCTAGTCCTGCAGTAAAGATTACCAGTTGATTGAGGGAGGTGTCTGAGCAGGACAACTTGAGCAGGGCAGCGAGGTCACAGAAGAAGTGTGTAATGGTGTTGTCAGCACAGAAGGACAGTTGGCTCAAGAGGAGTGTATGCAAAAGAGCGCAAGCAGAAGCAATGACCCAGGCCCCAACCACCAACATGACACAAAGACCATGACTCATGATGGCTGTATAATGGAGAGGGTGGCAGATGGCCACGTACCTATCATAGGCCATTGAAGTTATAAGGAAACTGTCCAAGTCAGCAAATAATATGAAAGAATATGTCTGTGAAATGCACCCTTTGTAGGAGATGGACAGATGCTGTGtttgcatattcatcagcatTTTGGGGACAGTGACAGATGAAAAGGAGACATCAGTGAAGGCCAAGTgactgaggaagaagtacatgggggtgtggaggcGAGAGTCCAGCCTGATGAGCAGGATGATGAGCAGGTTCCCCAGCACCGTGGTCAGGTACATGcccaggaagaggcagaagaacccACCCTGCTGCTCTGGCTGGATGGGGAGCCCCAGGAGGAGGAATTCAGACACGCTGCTCTGGTTCTCCATCCTCATACCAGTATTTTGGCTGGAAAGGGCTGGTGTGGGGAGTTGAAAGGCAGAATATCTTAGAATAAGAACTGAtgcactgtacattttaaaagaaatgacttcATAGAATAATCAATATTAAGAGTCCAGtgtacttctatttttttctgccaGTCTCCAAGTTTGCTTTATTCCTATGCTTTCCCAACAGCAGTTAACATCATTTTCACTATTAAAGTTTAATAGAACTATTTTGGCCAGTCTATATATTTAGGGATCAAATGATTGATCCCAAGGTACAGACTCTATCTTCTGCTCATAAGCCAGCATGTCAAATTAAAGAGGTTATTGACATAAAGATACTATACTAAAGCATAGAGCCCATGCCCTTGCAATTCTCTCCTCTTTAAAGAAGGGGGAAATGACTGTTAATGTTTCTAATGTTTCCTTCTCACCTAGTCCACAATATTCCaccagagataaaaaaaaaaaaaaaaccacagaaacaAAATGATAGGGAGTGAGGTCACAACATCCATTTTTCAGCTGGATTCAGAAGACAGCTATGTACCACCAGTCTTGATTGCTCCAGCCGCCAACTGATTAAAGGGAAGAGTACAATTATCAACCAACTCAACTCAGTAgtaaaaatacatgcaaatgttAACTTTTGATGACAATATCAAAGTCATCAATTGGCTCTGCATCATATCTAAAGGAAGAATCAGAATATTTATAAATGCTTCAACATTATGTCTCTTCAAAGCAGATGAAAGACAGTTCACCACTTAGACCTAGAGGCTGAAGGCTTTCTGTACAGATTCTAGCACCTTGAATCCAAGCATTGACTCCAAAATCCTCATGTATTGTGGATATGGGTGATGGAatcctctctctttgtttcttgaTGGTCTTCAGATTATCTATGTTAGATATTGACCAGGGGTGGGGGATGAAGGAGAAGTATGGGGATCTACAATCACGTCTATGAGGTATGATTTCCAGAAAAACATTAGGCCCTCCAAATCACTATCCAAAATATTACTCTcaatagaatgataatatatgAAACACTTTCAGTAAGAGAAAAAGGACTTTAAGTTCTAAGGGGACCAAACAAAAGGAATTACGATTCCCATTTAGTCAATTGGAAACTAGGACTAGAAAGTGTAAGCAATGGTACCTAAAATTATAGAGCATGAAAATCGTGGAGAGATAATTCAATATTATATTTGTATGAGTTCTATTCTGCGCTCCTAATTACCATGCTATATTTTCTCCAACAGGGCATCATTTGATGGGAAAAATATAACTGGACATGtatttcttattaaaaagaaGATGGATCTGTAATCTCTCAAATGACTTTGGATGAATATGGTCCTTAAGCAAAAACTGACTCAGATGTGGTATTAATAAAGAGACTTGGGTGCCAGTTACTGAATTTACAAAGACAGCTGCTTATAAAGTCATTTCCTCAAGGCTCTGGGATAAAAGCAGGGTAGACCCTGGCCAATGTTTTTATTGACTACTGACTTTCACAGCTTGGATGCAGGGCAGATATTTAGCAAAGCTGTAAAAGAAATAACATGTCTGTAGAGAGGAAAACAAACCCTAAggaattataattattatgtccACCCAAGGTATCTGAACTGattcaaagaaatcatataaaatgCCTGGCATGAGTTTACTCATGTACTCATGTGCAAGATTTTTCACAATCCTttatcacatgcacacacacacactctgctgATTGAAGTCTGCAAGCACTTCCCTTACCAAGGTCAGTGAGTCATCAATTCAAATACTTTCAGTTCTATGGAATGAAAGAGTTTTCCATTTGTTCTGTAAGAGAGCTGGAgctggaaaaaggagaaaagtcatGAGCTCTACTCTGAAGTGGGAAAGAGACACGCTCTCTTTTTCATCAGTTCCAAGACAACGACAAGAGTATTCCTTTTCACCAGCCAGGTTGGGAACCCAAAGGATCAAGTACATAAATTACTGGGGAGAAACCATTAGGGGATAATTACTGCATTTCCCTTAACATTCCCAATGGAGAATGTCTATACTAAAGATAATCAACTCCTTTGAGAATATATATGAggacttttattattttcagattCGTGTATTTATAAAGAATTTTCACATTCATGAGCTCATTTAACCATTGCAGTAATTCTTGATGTAGTTTGAATTTCTCCCGTTTTAATGTGTTTGAGAATGTGGCTTCAAAGGAAATGGCCAAATGAATACTAACTTCAAGCCTAATGCATCTTTCCATTGCATCATATTGCCTACCTTAAAACTATGACCTTAAACATAGTTAAGCTCCTCAAACATTCATTTTTGAGCTGGGAAGAGAGTTGCCAATTTTCCCTGGGAAACAAAATCATTTATCAAAGAATAGTTGCACTTATGCTTCTCCAAAagaaagttttcttcttcttatagAAAAGCAGATCTACTGAATGCATTCAGggattgtttttaaaatcagttatgGCACATAGTAATGGGGTACATGGTCAGGGCTTAAGAAACATTCTTTAACTATAAGAATGAGTATGAGAACTATTCAGAAACCTACTCCATTCAAGATAGCACAGAGAAAGGATACAGAATGGAGAAGAtagaattttatttgttatttcattcagcaatgcattcattcatttattcataaaaatatcatttaagtACTATGTGGGAAGAACTTTTTGAGGTATTGTGGATAAAGatctgggaaaaaaaagtttatttcaagGAGCTCCCAATCTTCTGAATAAGATAAATAATGTATAAAACAGTGTGTGTCAAATAAGTTCCAGAGTGCTGAAGAAGCACAGAGGAGTATCAAACTCAAACTAAAGGGGCAAAGCCACGTATGCTTACAGGATGTTGCAAATAAACAGAGACAAATAGAAGGTAGCCAGGTGACATGGACAGTATACAAGCAGAACTTTTGGAATGGAGAAATATAGAGGGACAGGAAAATACctggaggaaagaaaagatgaaaaatttgatAAACTGTCAGGAGAATTATAATGACTGAAATGCACACTGCAAGGGGTTGGGGAAAGGTTCAAAAGAGGCCATAGAAATTAGTACAAGTGGATCATGCAGAACTTTGGAGGTCACGAGGAAGTGTCTACTGGATCCAAAAGTAAATAGAGAGCTATGGATCGGAAGGTTGATAAGGTTGTATTATAAATTATCACAACAGCTGAAGAATTGATAAGGAGTATGTGCTTAAAGGAGCGGGTGGTGATGGAAGGGCAGAAATGGAGTGGTGGAAGGCAACACAAGGAgcgggagaccagttaggaggtgGTCATAATCATTTAGGTGAGAGACTATGACAGCTTTGTCCAAGAAAGACAATGGAGTTGGAGAAAACTAGATTGATTGAAGTCCatttcagagtcagaatctaaaagaTGTGTGGATTTTTATGTGAGCTGATTTTGAAAAGATTggagaaagtgaagaaaaaaatggagtttaTAATATCTGTAGATTTATGAAAAGTTGAGTGGGTGGTTGTGTCATTCACTGAGATGAGGGGTATAGAAGGAGAAACTGTTTTTAATACCTTATTTGAGCATGAGGTATTATGGGTCATCTATGAGAAGAAATTCAGTTGGCAGGTCAATATATTTTAGATGAGACACAAATTCGTAAACCATCAGCACAGAAGAGGATGAGATTgcctaaaataagaaatgatgtgaataagaaaatttgagagaagatagaagagaaagaggggagggaaggagaagaaaagcaaaggaagggATGAAAACAGGGCTAAGGACAGACCATGGGGAACACTCACTGACAATTaaggaaatgagagagaaaaactttCTGGAAAAGACATCAGTGAACAACCAGAGATGTAAAACTAAGAGAAGAAAGAgttaatgactgaaaattttccattggATTTAGTAATAAGGAGGATTGGGTGCCAGGAGCAATGTCAATGAATGGTGAAATCTAAATTACAGTGGATTGCGGAATAaatagaaagtaaggaagtgcagAAGATGAGCAGATGTATTGACTTAACATTGAAGTTTTGCTGGATACGTGAGACACAGAGTCACTGTGACCAAGACTTAGGCAAAGCTATAAGGAAGTGATAAACTAGAAGATCCATCCTGGAGAGGTAATAAAGCAAAGAGAGACCAATTTGGTAAAAAGTGGGCAGTATCAGAGACCGGATAGATTTATAAGGCCATTGATGCTATATAATAGGCAGAGTGGAATGAGAGAGCAAAGAATTTAAAGTTTAAATGTAACATTTCATAGGTAAAGCAATTCCAGGTTTCCTGAGATGGCCATGAGAATAGATGGCTAAATTGCAATGGAGGTCAAGGTAATTGAAGATGAGATCAAATAATGAAAATGCCACATTGCTGAATGGTTCATCCATTTAATGCTGAAAGCACCCAGGACAATGGCTAGATCTGTAGAGAAGCAAACTGTGATTCAGGTTCCAAAACCTGTATCAAAGAGTAGTCACTGGAGTTTGGTAGTTGGCAGTAGAGACTTTGACATATGACAGTCCCCACTCcttttacaatatttaaaaagcttTACACTGAAAGATAATTGTAGCATTATTTTAAACAGTAAAAATTAGAGCCTAGTTTCCATCATTATGGGAAAGATTAAGACAACTATGGTCCACATCCATTGGAAGTACATATTGCAGAAATAATGCTTATGAAAAGCTTATGATATAATTTTTGGCatttaaactctttaaaaaatgcatatttttttaaatctggaagGATGTacaccaaaatattaacaaaagctGTATTTTGTTGTTGGTTCTAGaggtatttatgtatttttaaaaaatatttttcagccataacattttatttatattaagtatgtatttatttaaaaataagtaaaaaagtcAGGCAGTTTTGTGAGCTGTTGCTAAACCCCACAGAAAAGAGACTTGGAAGTCTCTTTTCTAAGGAAGAAAAGTCCAAGAATTGACAAACTTCAAGAAGGGGAAGGCAGCTGAACCTAATAGGCAccattgttttgtcttctttctcttttctcaacCATCATCCAACATCCACATTAACTTTACTCATAGAGAAAGAACCCTGAGAATTGAGACATTAAACATTCAGTGAACCCCTTCTGGTGCCACCATCAGTGCACTCTGGACAACTTTCTGCAATCAGTGAATGCAGCCCCTCCTAAAAAATGACTTGCACACAACAAGAAAAAGCATAAGCCAGCAAACAGTTTATATTCTATTGCTTTATGGTGCCAGGTCTTTGTatgatttatttctgcattttcaaaactGAGTATTGGTCACATAGAAAACGAGTTAACAAATGCTTACTGGATCATAGTGAAGATAGATGAATGCCATTTCAACATTCCTATACTTCAATATTCAAATACTCAGTGATAGAAAATCACTATTAAATTAAGGAAGATTAAGTAGCTTGCATCTCCAAGATCTAATCCAGAAACAAGAATTGAGGGCAAATAGTTTATTCAGGGACTAAAGGAAGCAGAAATAGGAGAGTGAGAAAGTAAGAGA of the Tamandua tetradactyla isolate mTamTet1 chromosome 2, mTamTet1.pri, whole genome shotgun sequence genome contains:
- the LOC143659872 gene encoding olfactory receptor 1J1-like, whose amino-acid sequence is MRMENQSSVSEFLLLGLPIQPEQQGGFFCLFLGMYLTTVLGNLLIILLIRLDSRLHTPMYFFLSHLAFTDVSFSSVTVPKMLMNMQTQHLSISYKGCISQTYSFILFADLDSFLITSMAYDRYVAICHPLHYTAIMSHGLCVMLVVGAWVIASACALLHTLLLSQLSFCADNTITHFFCDLAALLKLSCSDTSLNQLVIFTAGLAVIMLPFFCILASYGHIGATILRVPSTKGICKALSTCGSHLSVVTLYYGAIIGLYFLPSSNSTNKKNIIASVIYTVVTPMLNPFIYSLRNKDMKRALRKLLSKKTYSSY